GATCGCTAATTGTTGTAAAAGAAATTTCTTCAAATGAAGCTTTTTCTTCTTTTACTGGTTCAGTTTCTTTAATTGCTTCAAGTTCCTCTATTTTTTCAATAACAGGTTCTTCAATAACTTCCTCTTCAATTTCTTCAATTGGCTCCGGAGCTGTTTCTACTGGAGTTTCAGCAATTATTTCTTCAACAATTACAGCTTCAGCAATTTTTTCTTCTGCAATTTCTTCTGCCACAATTGGAGTTTCGATTACAGCTTCTGCCGGAGCGATATCTTCTTTTTCGAAGATTGCTTCAACTTCTGCGCTAATTTCACTGTGCGTGATTGTTGGTTTTACAGTATCAAAGTTTTCGTCTACAAACTTCAACACCGCTAATTTTTCATATAATTTCTGTGTTTCAAGATACAATTGATTGATATCGGATTTATTTTTAAGCTTTAAAATTCGATGTGCAATGCTGATTAAATCGGCTTCCAATTTTTTTTTCATAACTGTTGAAATTATAGTGAATAGGGTATTTTAGTATATTTTGTATTCGAATGTTTTTATTCTGGGATGAAATTCGCAGAACTATTTTTTATTTCTGTTAATAAGCGTTTGCGAATCTCCGATTTGATAAAAATTTTCTACTTTTGAAAAAACGTAAAACATCAAAATTTTGCGTCAATTTATTACCAGTACAAAGTAATAAAAACTATTCATTTTTAAAGGTAGAAAAATACAAAATGTTTCTCGAAAATACAGTAAATCACAAAGAACAATTTGGTTGGATTGAAGTTATTTGTGGATCAATGTTTTCGGGTAAAACCGAGGAGTTAATCCGCAGATTAAAACGCGCCCAATTTGCCAAACAAAGAGTCGAAATCTTTAAACCTGCCATTGATACTCGCTATCATGACGAAATGGTGGTATCGCATGATGCCAACGAAATTCGTTCAACTCCGGTTCCCGCCGCGGCAAATATTTCTATTTTAGCGCAAGGTTGCGACGTTATTGGTATTGACGAAGCTCAGTTTTTTGATGACGAAATTGTTACGGTTTGTAATGATCTTGCTAATCAGGGAATTCGTGTGATAGTTGCAGGGCTTGATATGGATTTTAAAGGAAATCCCTTCGGACCAATGCCAGCGCTTATGGCAACAGCCGAATATGTAACTAAAGTTCACGCCGTTTGCACCAGAACGGGAAATCTTGCCAATTACAGCTTCCGTAAAACCGATAATGACAAATTAGTAATGCTTGGTGAAACCGAAGAATATGAGCCATTAAGTCGTGCTGCATATTATAACGCCATGAAAAAGATTCAGGATAAATAAAAGTTGCTTTTTTTTCTTCACAACAAAAACAAACTACAAATGCAGAAACCTACAACAAAAAAGAATTTAATTATTTTAGTAATAAGTGCAATTGTAGCATTATCATTGGTTTTTGTCTTTTATTATTCTTTTAAAGAACCTGTTACTGACAAAGAAATGGTCGAATTAGTAGCGAAGTACAACAAAAATTGCCCTTTAGTTATTCAGGAAGGAATACGTCTGGACAATGTTACTTTGCCAAAAGATAAAGTCGTTCAATACAATTTGACTTTACTTAATGTTGAAAAAGAAACTGCAGAAATTGAAACGATAAAGAAAAATATCGAAGAAAGTCTTCTTAGCACCGTTAAAGCAAATCCCGGACTTCAAACATTTCGTGATAATGATTTTACCTTGATTTATAATTATGATGATAAAAAGGAAAACTACTTGTTTGAGATCACGATAACGCCCGAACAATATAAATAATTTAGAAGCCCAATTATAAAATAAAACCCGACAGATTTCAAAAATCTGTCGGGTTTGTTGTTTTAAAAAAGATCGTTCATTCCGTAGGAATGTTTCATCGGTAGACATTTAAAATTGGTGCGTGAATATACGTTCCGTAGGAATGTTTGATCGGTAGTTTGAATAATCGAATGGATATTTTGTGGTTAATTCCATGAAAAAAAAGTGTCCCTACAGGACACAAATCGGAAATCATAACATACTTTTTCTACCGATCAAATATTCCTACGGAATAATGAATGATGCAATAATGCTATTGTTGCTACCTTAAAAAAACTACTTCTAAACTGGACTAAAGTCCAGCTCTACAATATAAATCGTTCCTTCGGAACTTTAAAGAGCCTTCGGCTCGAACTATTTTGCAGAGCTGGATTTTAATCTGGTTTACATACGATTGAATTGAAAAAAACAATTCGAAACGTATCGAATTGATCTCATTTAATACAAAAAAACCCGACACGTTAAAACCTGTCGGGTTTGTTCTTTTAAATGAACTTATATTTCTTATATGGTTTAAAAAATAATTTTAAATGGTTAAATTTTAAATCTTCTTCCTCATTCTTGCTACCGGAATATCAAGTTGTTCACGGTATTTTGCAATAGTTCTTCTCGCAATTGGATATCCTTTTTCTTTT
This genomic window from Flavobacterium sp. 9 contains:
- a CDS encoding thymidine kinase, which produces MFLENTVNHKEQFGWIEVICGSMFSGKTEELIRRLKRAQFAKQRVEIFKPAIDTRYHDEMVVSHDANEIRSTPVPAAANISILAQGCDVIGIDEAQFFDDEIVTVCNDLANQGIRVIVAGLDMDFKGNPFGPMPALMATAEYVTKVHAVCTRTGNLANYSFRKTDNDKLVMLGETEEYEPLSRAAYYNAMKKIQDK